The Triticum aestivum cultivar Chinese Spring chromosome 3A, IWGSC CS RefSeq v2.1, whole genome shotgun sequence genome includes a region encoding these proteins:
- the LOC123061440 gene encoding uncharacterized protein isoform X1 encodes MSAAFSPSSRCFSASALGDQEGRISFSVKLVPCRLRRRRSMTRSSFSSTPSRPRAPAAALDGPLLVLEHLLQTSSSGGGGMGKTTRAWGRRRLAPAAHLAPRAGGLMMEDLHSWLHQRRRCRFCFCSPLAHSAKIGGGMEYCRGMDAASFGAGLHVKTFTLRSSCKPLCNLIVLSFLCLSVRKDLGMFSEMFSFSHFRP; translated from the exons ATGTCGGCCGCCTTCTCCCCCTCGTCTCGCTGCTTCTCTGCGTCCGCACTAGGAGATCAAGAGGGAAGGATCTCCTTTTCTGTAAAGCTCGTGCCTTGCCGGCTGCGTCGGCGGCGCTCGATGACCCGCTCCTCGTTCTCGAGCACCCCCTCCAGACctcgagctccggcggcggcgctcgatgGCCCGCTCCTCGTCCTCGAGCACCTCCTCCAGACCTCGAGCTCCGGCGGCGGTGGCATGGGAAAGACGACCAGGGCATGGGGAAGACGAAGACTTGCTCCAGCAGCTCATCTTGCTCCTCGAGCTGGTGGGCTGATGATGGAGGACCTGCACTCTTGGCTCCAccagcgccgccgctgccgcttctGCTTCTGCTCCCCGCTCGCCCACAGCGCAA AGATTGGAGGAGGAATGGAGTATTGCAGAGGAATGGATGCTGCTTCTTTTGGTGCAG GTTTGCATGTGAAGACCTTCACCCTGCGCTCATCATGTAAGCCACTTTGTAATCTTATTGTGTTGTCTTTTCTCTGTCTTTCTGTCAGGAAGGATTTGGGAATGTTTTCAGAGATGTTTTCCTTCTCTCATTTTAGACCATGA
- the LOC123061440 gene encoding uncharacterized protein isoform X2 has protein sequence MSAAFSPSSRCFSASALGDQEGRISFSVKLVPCRLRRRRSMTRSSFSSTPSRPRAPAAALDGPLLVLEHLLQTSSSGGGGMGKTTRAWGRRRLAPAAHLAPRAGGLMMEDLHSWLHQRRRCRFCFCSPLAHSAKIGGGMEYCRGMDAASFGAGLHVKTFTLRSS, from the exons ATGTCGGCCGCCTTCTCCCCCTCGTCTCGCTGCTTCTCTGCGTCCGCACTAGGAGATCAAGAGGGAAGGATCTCCTTTTCTGTAAAGCTCGTGCCTTGCCGGCTGCGTCGGCGGCGCTCGATGACCCGCTCCTCGTTCTCGAGCACCCCCTCCAGACctcgagctccggcggcggcgctcgatgGCCCGCTCCTCGTCCTCGAGCACCTCCTCCAGACCTCGAGCTCCGGCGGCGGTGGCATGGGAAAGACGACCAGGGCATGGGGAAGACGAAGACTTGCTCCAGCAGCTCATCTTGCTCCTCGAGCTGGTGGGCTGATGATGGAGGACCTGCACTCTTGGCTCCAccagcgccgccgctgccgcttctGCTTCTGCTCCCCGCTCGCCCACAGCGCAA AGATTGGAGGAGGAATGGAGTATTGCAGAGGAATGGATGCTGCTTCTTTTGGTGCAG GTTTGCATGTGAAGACCTTCACCCTGCGCTCATCAT
- the LOC123061440 gene encoding uncharacterized protein isoform X3: MGKTKTCSSSSSCSSSWWADDGGPALLAPPAPPLPLLLLLPARPQRKDWRRNGVLQRNGCCFFWCRFACEDLHPALIIVLSPAA; encoded by the exons ATGGGGAAGACGAAGACTTGCTCCAGCAGCTCATCTTGCTCCTCGAGCTGGTGGGCTGATGATGGAGGACCTGCACTCTTGGCTCCAccagcgccgccgctgccgcttctGCTTCTGCTCCCCGCTCGCCCACAGCGCAA AGATTGGAGGAGGAATGGAGTATTGCAGAGGAATGGATGCTGCTTCTTTTGGTGCAG GTTTGCATGTGAAGACCTTCACCCTGCGCTCATCAT
- the LOC123061439 gene encoding uncharacterized protein: MMERKGGCCLAPRYAAGAQAGQGWHMGRAMLKFRPIAPKPAVMAPAPMPAVPAGKGKGRRKAVAGPGGTGRRGRKPKKQATVAAPTTQKLDYVQDKPLSSPSSSSSGMTSVDSSPPPPLPLMPVLPAEEGFGGAAPVANLAPAHVAGLVLPPQALRQAVSWVTVEDVTGIWRDGEAPYAAACGGDEAPTFVSDQCGRVTWTNVAFNRAVSGREDVDAAMAPSAAASEVRVVLAAKDGAPVPAWGSCAGFTCRVRVPYACPRRGSLVAPCDVWRLDAGGYLWRLDLQATLSLSLGGFI; encoded by the coding sequence ATGATGGAGAGGAAGGGAGGGTGCTGCTTGGCGCCGAGGTACGCAGCCGGGGCCCAGGCAGGCCAGGGGTGGCACATGGGAAGGGCCATGCTGAAGTTTAGGCCCATCGCGCCAAAGCCGGCGGTGATGGCGCCTGCGCCGATGCCGGCCGTGCCCGCTGGGAAGGGGAAGGGGAGACGGAAGGCGGTTGCAGGGCCAGGGGGTACCGGGAGGAGGGGACGGAAGCCCAAGAAGCAGGCCACGGTGGCTGCACCGACGACGCAAAAGTTGGACTACGTGCAGGACAAGCCTTtgtcctcgccgtcctcctcctcgtcggggatGACGTCCGTCGACTCGTCGCCTCCTCCACCCCTGCCGCTCATGCCTGTGCTGCCGGCAGAGGAGGGGTTCGGTGGGGCGGCGCCGGTGGCGAATCTGGCGCCTGCCCACGTTGCCGGACTGGTCCTGCCGCCGCAGGCGCTGCGGCAAGCGGTGTCCTGGGTGACGGTTGAGGACGTCACAGGCATCTGGCGCGACGGCGAGGCGCCGTACGCTGCGGCCTGCGGCGGCGACGAGGCCCCAACGTTCGTGTCCGACCAGTGCGGCCGCGTCACGTGGACAAACGTGGCTTTCAACCGGGCAGTGTCCGGTAGGGAGGACGTAGACGCAGCCATGGCCCCGTCGGCGGCCGCTTCCGAGGTGCGGGTGGTGCTCGCCGCCAAGGATGGCGCCCCCGTGCCGGCGTGGGGCTCCTGTGCCGGTTTCACCTGTCGGGTGCGCGTCCCGTACGCATGCCCTCGCCGAGGTTCCCTCGTGGCCCCGTGCGACGTGTGGCGGCTAGACGCTGGTGGCTACCTCTGGCGGCTCGACCTTCAGGCCACCCTCAGCCTCTCCCTCGGCGGCTTCATTTGA